Proteins from a genomic interval of Rhodothermales bacterium:
- a CDS encoding TetR/AcrR family transcriptional regulator, with protein sequence MTSKSYHHGDLRRTLVEVALDIARELGADQVSLRRVARRAGVSHAAPYHHFSDRAALIAAVAEEGFRSLAEAVLAIERSIDNPVERLQEAGVAYVVFAVNNPEQFRLMFSREIADTTPYPALNAAASEARGVLERAVDACNRAALTPSSEEFGVAAAWALVHGLATLIIDGQLGAEVMSPGLAAALSREAIHSFWRGL encoded by the coding sequence ATGACCTCAAAATCCTATCATCACGGCGATCTCCGTCGGACCCTTGTGGAGGTGGCGCTGGATATCGCGCGCGAACTGGGCGCGGATCAGGTTTCTCTTCGGCGTGTAGCTCGGCGGGCTGGCGTGAGCCATGCGGCTCCCTATCACCACTTCTCAGACAGAGCTGCACTTATCGCTGCCGTTGCGGAAGAGGGATTCCGTTCCCTGGCAGAGGCTGTTCTGGCGATCGAGCGCTCTATTGACAATCCAGTCGAGCGTCTGCAGGAAGCTGGCGTTGCATACGTCGTTTTTGCCGTGAACAATCCCGAGCAGTTTCGGCTGATGTTTAGCCGCGAGATTGCTGATACGACGCCCTACCCGGCACTGAACGCTGCAGCTTCGGAGGCGAGAGGGGTGCTCGAGCGAGCGGTTGATGCGTGCAACAGGGCAGCCCTCACACCTTCGTCAGAGGAGTTTGGGGTAGCAGCGGCCTGGGCGCTCGTCCATGGCCTTGCTACGCTGATAATAGACGGACAGCTCGGAGCCGAGGTCATGTCACCAGGTCTTGCAGCAGCACTCAGCCGAGAGGCCATCCACTCGTTTTGGCGAGGGCTGTAG
- a CDS encoding VOC family protein has protein sequence MATGPEKPNVLIMAELLRPRSVLAVRDLEASTEYFVEVLGFERDPIEAPGWSFLSRGAVLLMLGECPDEVDAGETGNHSWFLHVMTEGVDELHDEFLSRGAEIVVPIGDRSHGHREFVVQTCDGHRILFGEPLN, from the coding sequence ATGGCCACCGGCCCCGAAAAACCGAATGTGCTGATCATGGCTGAGTTGCTTCGTCCTCGTTCCGTGCTAGCTGTCCGCGACCTCGAAGCGTCGACCGAGTACTTCGTCGAAGTGCTCGGCTTCGAACGGGACCCAATCGAAGCGCCCGGGTGGAGCTTCTTGTCTCGTGGCGCGGTCCTGCTCATGCTCGGCGAGTGTCCTGACGAAGTCGACGCTGGAGAGACGGGCAATCACTCATGGTTTCTCCACGTGATGACCGAAGGAGTGGATGAGCTCCACGACGAGTTCTTGTCGCGCGGGGCGGAGATCGTCGTTCCGATTGGGGATCGCTCACACGGTCATCGGGAATTCGTGGTGCAGACTTGCGATGGACACCGCATCCTGTTCGGTGAGCCCCTCAACTAG
- a CDS encoding S9 family peptidase gives MPRTIVAQHGELTLDDLFATPKLTGTTPSRPAWAPDSEHFAFSWNEPGIPGRGLWISSSDGQDIRLVSAAESPSVRDIVWTDADAIVSLRGNDLWQTSLSQGDDVRFMPLEAGARSLSLSPDASQAAYIRDGDLWLADFASKQNRQLTDIGIPSLSSLPRGRYSRAEREIGPGIWSGPTYKWSPDGTTIAIHVVDRRAMRKVPFPDYLADETNPNEVRRGYPGDANEIRRVGLLDVQSGAIKYLDLPNPDANQVIDFNWSPSGALLIDIASDTAVERKLFVVAPGEGEPREIWRGVRESRMYTSFASAWHPDGKSVVFLSDMGDRYGLYTIDASPSRDLPRLLTDPSYDVLSAPSVAGEALFYAGNGNGAHEQHVYRLKMSDGDPEQVTRLAGRNAGYPSPDGQHLAFMHSSDTSPNELYVVSNDGGDATRVTHSPLPTFSERTWTAAEYVSFPSLVDDYTLRARILKPAEMQPGTRYPVLFGPVYSNTARNRWSGNYSLVQQLLVKKGYVIVQVDSRGSDGYGRAFREEFLLGFADQDIEDYASAVAYLESLDYVDPDRIGIWGSSYGGTLSVYSLLMKPGLFQAGVAAAAAVDPFFFGTDDVAIVRRPQTHPKVFERKALKYAANLEDHLLFIHGMQDHVVPFKTTAVLAEELIRQGKDFDFAFAPGATHGWSRERHYDRYLFGKMIEFFDRHLAR, from the coding sequence ATGCCCAGGACAATCGTTGCCCAGCACGGTGAACTGACTCTGGACGACCTGTTCGCGACGCCCAAGCTGACGGGAACGACCCCGTCCAGGCCAGCCTGGGCACCGGACAGCGAGCATTTTGCGTTCTCCTGGAATGAGCCAGGAATACCCGGACGAGGCCTGTGGATTTCCTCGAGCGATGGACAGGACATCCGACTTGTGTCCGCAGCCGAATCCCCGTCAGTGCGCGACATCGTCTGGACCGACGCGGACGCCATCGTCAGTCTGCGGGGCAACGATCTCTGGCAGACCTCGTTGAGCCAGGGAGACGACGTCCGGTTCATGCCTCTCGAGGCAGGCGCACGCAGCCTCTCCCTGTCGCCAGACGCCAGCCAGGCGGCCTACATCCGCGACGGGGACCTGTGGCTTGCCGACTTCGCCTCCAAACAGAATCGCCAGCTCACCGACATCGGCATCCCGAGCCTCTCGAGTCTGCCCAGGGGGCGCTACAGCCGGGCAGAACGCGAAATAGGCCCCGGCATCTGGAGCGGACCGACCTACAAGTGGTCCCCGGATGGCACGACCATCGCGATCCACGTCGTGGATCGACGGGCGATGCGCAAGGTGCCATTCCCGGACTATCTCGCTGACGAAACCAATCCGAACGAGGTCCGCCGAGGCTACCCGGGCGATGCGAACGAGATTCGCAGGGTGGGACTGCTCGACGTGCAAAGCGGGGCCATCAAATACCTGGATCTGCCCAACCCGGACGCCAATCAGGTTATCGACTTCAACTGGTCACCGAGCGGTGCGCTGCTCATCGACATCGCGTCCGACACCGCGGTCGAGCGCAAGCTTTTTGTCGTTGCACCCGGTGAAGGCGAGCCCCGCGAGATCTGGCGAGGTGTTCGGGAGAGCCGCATGTACACATCGTTCGCGTCTGCCTGGCATCCGGATGGCAAGAGCGTCGTGTTTCTGAGCGACATGGGTGATCGCTACGGCCTCTATACGATCGATGCCTCGCCATCCAGGGATCTGCCCCGGCTGCTAACCGATCCTTCTTACGATGTGCTCTCTGCCCCCAGTGTTGCCGGGGAGGCGCTGTTCTACGCAGGCAACGGCAACGGTGCGCACGAGCAGCATGTCTATCGCCTGAAAATGTCCGATGGCGACCCCGAGCAGGTGACGCGCCTTGCTGGCCGGAACGCGGGCTACCCTTCACCAGACGGCCAGCACCTCGCCTTCATGCACAGTAGCGACACGTCGCCGAACGAGTTGTATGTGGTGAGCAACGACGGTGGTGACGCGACGCGTGTGACACACTCGCCGCTGCCCACCTTCTCGGAGCGAACGTGGACGGCTGCGGAATACGTCAGCTTCCCCAGTCTTGTCGACGACTACACGCTGCGTGCCCGGATTCTGAAGCCTGCCGAGATGCAGCCGGGCACCAGGTACCCGGTGTTGTTTGGGCCGGTGTACTCGAACACCGCTAGAAACCGCTGGTCCGGCAACTACAGCCTCGTGCAGCAACTGCTGGTCAAGAAGGGGTATGTGATCGTGCAGGTCGATTCCCGCGGCAGCGACGGCTACGGCCGGGCGTTCCGTGAGGAGTTCCTGCTGGGCTTCGCGGACCAGGACATCGAGGACTACGCAAGCGCCGTGGCCTACTTGGAGTCACTCGACTATGTCGATCCCGATCGTATTGGCATTTGGGGCAGCAGCTACGGCGGCACACTCTCCGTCTACTCCTTGCTGATGAAGCCAGGCCTGTTCCAGGCGGGTGTGGCTGCTGCTGCGGCGGTCGACCCGTTCTTTTTTGGCACCGACGACGTCGCGATCGTTCGTCGCCCCCAGACCCACCCGAAGGTCTTCGAAAGAAAGGCGCTCAAGTACGCAGCGAATCTGGAGGATCACCTCCTGTTCATCCACGGGATGCAGGACCATGTGGTCCCGTTCAAGACAACCGCGGTGTTGGCTGAAGAGCTAATTCGGCAGGGCAAGGACTTTGACTTTGCGTTTGCTCCCGGGGCTACGCACGGATGGAGTCGTGAGCGGCACTACGATCGCTACCTGTTTGGCAAGATGATCGAGTTCTTTGACCGACACCTGGCGCGGTAG
- a CDS encoding NAD-binding protein has translation MKLVSTQLSYFFSDKRTQRNVRALLKYVAFVAVVVVVFAELFHLIMVHVEGQEHSWFTGLYWTLTVMSTLGFGDITFQSDIGRVFSMVVLMSGVVLLLIVLPFAFIRFFYAPWLEAQIRHRAPERVPPGTTGHVIICDYETIAPGLIERLKSKDIPYFVLEPDPTLASNRYLDGISVVVGELDNRATYESLNLDRARMVIANRADTVNTSIILTVREVAPEVPIVATAGREHSVDVLKLSGADHVLCLKRFLGEQLASRVAASHARSHVIGNLKDLLIAELPLHRTPLAGRTIRETRLREISGVSIIGVWEKGRMTPSRPDTQLTHSSVLVIIGTQAQLDKLDELLFIYNVNENPVLIIGGGVVGRAAARALQRQDIPVHVVEQNPVICDRARPHCKAVFTGDAEDYDLLVEAGVLKAPSVLLTTHDDAMNIFLTSYCRQLNPELRLVSRITHERNLEAIHRAGADFVLSYASLGVESITSIVEGKDLIMLGEGVDLFSVPLPASLHGKSLAETGIGARTGLNVVAIQDGGEVRTNPPASTVLEPGTELLMLGSNQQRQEFLSVFG, from the coding sequence ATGAAACTCGTCAGTACCCAGCTATCCTACTTCTTTAGCGACAAGCGAACCCAGCGCAATGTGCGGGCGCTGCTGAAGTACGTGGCCTTCGTGGCGGTGGTGGTCGTGGTGTTCGCCGAGCTGTTCCACCTGATCATGGTGCATGTGGAGGGGCAGGAGCACTCGTGGTTCACCGGTCTCTACTGGACGCTGACGGTGATGAGCACGCTCGGTTTCGGCGACATCACCTTCCAGAGCGACATCGGGCGCGTCTTCAGCATGGTGGTGCTGATGTCCGGCGTGGTGCTGCTATTGATCGTCCTGCCCTTTGCGTTCATCCGCTTCTTCTATGCGCCCTGGCTGGAGGCGCAGATCCGGCATCGCGCGCCAGAGCGGGTACCCCCCGGCACGACGGGGCACGTCATCATCTGTGACTACGAAACGATTGCCCCGGGGCTGATTGAGCGCCTGAAGAGCAAAGACATCCCCTACTTCGTCCTCGAACCCGATCCGACGCTCGCCTCAAACCGGTATCTCGACGGGATCTCCGTAGTCGTTGGTGAGCTCGATAACAGGGCGACCTACGAGTCCCTGAACCTGGATCGGGCCCGCATGGTGATTGCCAACAGGGCGGACACCGTCAACACCAGCATCATCCTTACGGTTCGGGAGGTGGCCCCGGAGGTTCCCATTGTAGCCACGGCTGGCAGGGAGCACTCCGTAGATGTGCTCAAGCTCAGCGGGGCCGATCATGTGCTGTGCCTGAAGAGGTTTCTGGGCGAGCAGCTCGCCAGCCGTGTCGCTGCCTCTCATGCGCGTTCGCATGTGATCGGCAACCTCAAAGATCTCCTGATCGCCGAATTGCCGCTGCATCGCACACCGCTCGCCGGACGCACCATCCGGGAGACTCGGCTGCGGGAGATCTCCGGGGTCAGCATTATCGGGGTGTGGGAAAAAGGCCGGATGACGCCGTCGCGACCGGATACTCAGCTCACCCATTCCAGCGTCCTGGTCATCATCGGTACGCAGGCGCAACTCGACAAGCTGGACGAGCTGCTCTTCATCTACAACGTGAATGAGAACCCGGTGTTGATCATCGGTGGTGGCGTTGTCGGGAGGGCAGCTGCGAGGGCGTTGCAGCGACAGGACATTCCCGTGCACGTGGTGGAGCAAAACCCCGTCATCTGTGACCGTGCCCGCCCCCATTGCAAGGCCGTATTCACGGGCGACGCCGAGGACTATGATTTGCTCGTGGAGGCTGGCGTCCTGAAAGCTCCCTCCGTGCTACTGACGACGCACGACGATGCGATGAACATCTTCCTTACCTCGTACTGTCGGCAGCTCAACCCGGAATTGCGCCTGGTCAGTCGCATTACGCACGAACGCAACCTGGAGGCCATCCACCGCGCCGGAGCAGACTTTGTGTTGAGCTATGCCTCGCTCGGCGTGGAGTCGATTACTTCAATTGTGGAGGGCAAGGACCTCATTATGCTCGGTGAGGGCGTTGACCTGTTCTCGGTTCCGCTGCCGGCGTCGCTGCATGGGAAGTCGCTGGCGGAGACGGGAATTGGGGCGCGGACGGGGCTGAATGTGGTTGCTATTCAGGATGGTGGGGAGGTTCGGACGAATCCGCCGGCGTCTACGGTGCTTGAGCCGGGTACGGAGCTGCTGATGCTTGGTAGTAATCAGCAGCGGCAGGAGTTTTTGAGCGTGTTTGGGTAG
- a CDS encoding SMC family ATPase, whose protein sequence is MRPKNLTIHGFASFRDEVEIDFEDADLFVLSGPTGSGKSSIIDAMTFALYGAVPRYGKQATTAIVSKGRNEARVCLRFDAGGKEYTATRVVRMLSPERATTKEARLEQGVQVLADSTRDIENAITSIIGLNYEDFTRCVVLPQGEFQKFMHANPAERQDLLISLLGLGLYEDLRREASRRADGHRSEFEIAQRRLEEDYQGVTPDALKRSEEVLKALKATQLAAAKAGDELEQLRDELKEIARKSETLATQSDIVAKLRIPAAATVAAGQLDEANLKVDKLAEELKKVRLERSALNEERQELPDRGDLKVQLSRREEAATVAAQLVELKADSKDGKTRLETASEALAQAEDRLTRSESDLRSAQNRHQAAHLARSLVPGEPCPVCLQVVVDLPDHSGTADLAALGEVVKKAKADLKAATDNLGKIEKSAARSEARFQEAEKRFKDLAKQLEKTPELEVLAKDLARVDDLDARVRSAIASEGAIERKRQVAQEKAGLQAGMVVAAWEKWKEARGDASRAGLDPPDRVEGDLLASWKGLEQWAIAAAKRLRPKLDALEEMRRSKQAEMEGILKGLKESLARTGVEVKEGENPIGAVQSAYAKAEKAAADLQAQLEKACQLQDRARQEDSAGRTARELSRLLGAKYFEGWMIKRALKALVLGASKTLRELSSGAYSLEVGDQNEFVVIDHLNADERRSAKSLSGGETFLASVSLALALADQVAELGVRGGANLEALFLDEGFGTLDPETLDTVASALEELGAGGRMIGLITHVQDLAERMPVRFELYKEGNVSSITKMAV, encoded by the coding sequence ATGCGCCCTAAGAACCTAACCATCCACGGCTTTGCTTCTTTCAGAGATGAGGTAGAGATCGATTTCGAGGACGCCGACCTGTTCGTTCTAAGCGGTCCCACGGGATCCGGGAAATCGAGCATTATCGACGCCATGACGTTTGCGTTGTACGGCGCGGTCCCGCGCTACGGTAAGCAGGCCACGACCGCCATCGTGAGTAAGGGGCGCAATGAGGCCCGGGTTTGCCTCAGGTTCGATGCTGGTGGTAAGGAATACACAGCTACGAGGGTTGTGCGAATGCTCTCACCTGAAAGGGCCACCACCAAGGAGGCGCGATTGGAACAGGGCGTGCAGGTCCTAGCCGATAGCACTCGCGACATCGAGAACGCAATAACGAGCATCATTGGCCTGAATTATGAGGACTTTACTCGTTGCGTGGTGTTGCCTCAGGGCGAGTTCCAGAAGTTCATGCACGCGAATCCGGCGGAGCGCCAAGATCTGTTGATCAGTCTGCTGGGGCTTGGGCTCTACGAGGACCTGCGACGGGAGGCTTCCCGGCGGGCGGACGGGCACAGGTCGGAATTCGAGATCGCACAGCGGCGTCTAGAAGAGGATTACCAAGGTGTCACACCGGACGCGCTCAAGAGATCGGAAGAGGTGCTCAAAGCGCTGAAGGCCACTCAGCTAGCGGCTGCGAAGGCAGGGGACGAACTTGAACAGTTGCGAGACGAACTAAAAGAGATAGCGAGGAAGTCAGAGACACTCGCTACTCAGTCCGACATCGTGGCTAAGCTGAGAATTCCAGCGGCTGCGACGGTCGCTGCCGGACAATTGGATGAAGCCAACCTGAAGGTCGATAAGCTAGCGGAGGAACTGAAAAAGGTTCGCCTTGAGCGCTCGGCGTTGAACGAGGAGAGACAGGAACTCCCTGACCGAGGCGATCTCAAGGTCCAGCTTAGCCGACGAGAGGAGGCAGCGACAGTGGCTGCGCAGCTGGTCGAGCTCAAGGCTGATTCCAAGGACGGAAAAACGAGGCTGGAAACGGCTAGTGAGGCCTTGGCGCAAGCCGAAGACAGATTGACCCGCTCTGAGAGTGACCTCCGATCGGCTCAAAACCGTCATCAAGCAGCGCATCTCGCAAGGTCTTTAGTTCCAGGCGAGCCGTGTCCGGTTTGTCTTCAGGTTGTGGTTGACTTACCGGACCATTCTGGGACGGCCGACCTGGCGGCGCTGGGTGAAGTCGTCAAGAAGGCTAAGGCGGACCTCAAGGCAGCAACAGATAATCTGGGCAAGATTGAGAAGTCTGCCGCTCGATCTGAGGCCCGCTTTCAAGAGGCCGAGAAGCGCTTCAAGGATCTAGCAAAGCAGCTCGAAAAGACCCCTGAGTTGGAAGTGCTCGCAAAGGACCTCGCGCGAGTTGACGACCTGGATGCCCGGGTAAGGTCTGCCATCGCTTCGGAGGGCGCTATCGAGCGAAAAAGGCAGGTCGCTCAGGAGAAAGCCGGGCTTCAAGCGGGAATGGTGGTCGCGGCATGGGAGAAGTGGAAGGAGGCTCGGGGTGATGCCTCCCGGGCTGGCCTCGATCCGCCAGATCGCGTCGAGGGCGATCTCCTGGCCTCATGGAAGGGTCTGGAGCAGTGGGCAATCGCAGCGGCGAAGCGACTCAGGCCGAAACTTGACGCCTTAGAAGAGATGAGGCGATCCAAGCAGGCCGAGATGGAGGGTATCCTCAAGGGGCTTAAGGAAAGCCTCGCGCGTACCGGTGTCGAAGTAAAGGAAGGAGAGAACCCCATCGGTGCCGTTCAGAGCGCCTATGCGAAAGCTGAAAAGGCTGCCGCGGATCTCCAGGCGCAGCTTGAGAAAGCCTGTCAACTTCAAGACCGGGCAAGACAAGAGGATTCCGCTGGGCGGACCGCTCGAGAACTCTCGCGGCTCCTCGGTGCGAAGTACTTCGAAGGGTGGATGATTAAGCGCGCTCTTAAGGCGCTCGTCCTCGGGGCCAGCAAGACCCTTAGAGAGTTGTCTTCAGGAGCCTATTCTTTGGAGGTTGGGGACCAGAACGAGTTCGTCGTGATCGATCATCTGAACGCAGATGAGAGGCGGTCGGCGAAGTCGCTGTCCGGCGGGGAGACGTTCCTCGCTTCGGTGTCACTGGCACTGGCCCTTGCCGACCAGGTCGCAGAGTTGGGTGTGCGCGGAGGGGCAAACCTAGAGGCGCTTTTCCTGGACGAAGGGTTTGGGACACTAGACCCGGAAACACTTGATACCGTCGCTAGCGCCCTGGAGGAATTGGGCGCTGGGGGTCGCATGATCGGACTCATTACCCACGTCCAAGATCTAGCCGAACGGATGCCGGTGCGTTTCGAACTCTACAAGGAGGGAAACGTGTCGTCGATTACGAAAATGGCTGTCTGA
- a CDS encoding exonuclease SbcCD subunit D, translated as MRIIHTADWHVGQGMRGRSRADEHRAVLEEIVAIAAEHNADLILVTGDQFHAGAPSPESEEIVYEALMKLASTGAHVHVVAGNHDSPKRLRAVAPLLRLANVTASWVASRPKDGGVVELTVERTGERAVIASIPFLSRRTIVKADDLMNLDSSQHEGKYRDRYRQIVEALTKDFDKETVNLVAAHVTTQGGARVGGERESQSILDYVVPAAVFPTNTHYVGLGHLHGVQRIDAGAPVWYPGSPLYMDFGDKSAEKCVLSIEAKPGRPARVTRVPLTSGRALLTWKGTVEQFRLHADGLGDAFVRVRLAEARRPGLADEVREIHSGVVEVTLEDQNDREAKEDSRTNIEDLYGSPRELFAQYLAESDIENEEIISLFDELLEDSHAP; from the coding sequence ATGAGGATAATTCACACGGCTGATTGGCATGTCGGACAGGGCATGCGTGGTCGCTCCCGAGCCGACGAGCATCGTGCTGTTCTGGAGGAGATCGTTGCCATCGCTGCGGAGCACAACGCCGACCTGATCCTTGTGACGGGAGATCAATTCCACGCCGGGGCTCCAAGTCCGGAGTCCGAAGAAATCGTGTACGAGGCCCTCATGAAACTAGCCTCAACCGGTGCCCACGTACACGTAGTGGCGGGCAACCACGATAGCCCGAAACGACTGCGGGCCGTGGCGCCGTTGCTAAGGCTTGCCAACGTCACCGCGAGTTGGGTTGCGTCGCGACCCAAGGATGGAGGGGTTGTCGAATTGACGGTTGAGCGTACAGGTGAACGCGCAGTCATTGCCAGCATCCCGTTTCTCTCTAGACGCACAATCGTCAAGGCTGATGACCTGATGAACCTTGACTCAAGCCAGCACGAGGGTAAGTATCGCGATCGATATCGTCAGATTGTCGAGGCTCTGACGAAAGACTTTGACAAAGAAACGGTCAACCTGGTTGCCGCTCATGTAACAACGCAAGGAGGTGCCAGAGTCGGGGGAGAGAGGGAGTCGCAGTCAATTCTGGACTACGTGGTCCCGGCGGCAGTCTTCCCTACCAACACGCACTATGTCGGGCTCGGTCACCTACACGGGGTGCAGCGCATCGATGCGGGTGCACCCGTTTGGTACCCGGGATCGCCACTGTACATGGACTTTGGAGATAAATCAGCGGAAAAATGTGTTCTCTCCATTGAGGCCAAGCCGGGAAGGCCCGCTCGGGTCACCCGAGTCCCATTGACGTCAGGACGCGCATTGCTCACCTGGAAGGGCACTGTCGAGCAATTCAGACTGCATGCGGATGGCCTTGGGGACGCCTTCGTTCGCGTACGGCTGGCTGAGGCCCGAAGACCAGGCTTGGCTGACGAGGTTCGCGAAATTCATTCAGGTGTCGTAGAGGTAACGCTGGAAGACCAGAATGACCGAGAAGCCAAGGAGGATTCAAGAACCAATATCGAGGATCTGTATGGGTCGCCTCGTGAGCTATTTGCTCAGTACCTAGCCGAATCGGACATCGAGAATGAGGAGATAATATCGTTGTTCGATGAGCTTCTGGAGGACTCGCATGCGCCCTAA